GACCGGCAATCCCGGCATTCCCGGCAAGGATAATGAAGGCAACACCTCCAATGCCGGATTTGTCGTCACCTCCGACGGTGTCGTGGTGTTCGACGCGCTGGGAACCCCGAGCCTCGGATGGGCGCTGTTGCAGCAAATCCGCAAACTCACCGACAAGAAAATCCGCTACGTGGTCGCGAGCCATTATCATGCCGATCACATCTATGGAATGCAGGCGTTCCGCGATCATACCGATGCGCTGATCGTCGCGCAGGAACGCTCCGGCGAATACAAGGACAATGAGGGGATCGCCGACGAGAAGGCGAGCCAGCGTCTCGATCAGCGGCGCGGCGCGCTGTTTCCCTGGGTTGACGGCAATACCCGCGTGGTGCCGCCGGACATTGCTTTCAGGGAGCGCATGACGATCGCGCTCGGCGACCGGCGGCTGACGCTGTTCTTTGCCGGGCCGGCGCATTCCTCCAGCGACATGATGATGATGGTCGAGCCTGATGGCGTGCTGTTCGCCGGCGATATCGTGCAGAACAGCCGCATCCCCTTCATGAACAGCGATGACGTCTCCACCGCGCAATGGCTGGATGCGCTCGGAGAAGTCGAAAAACTCGACCCGAAATTCATCATTCCCGGTCACGGCAGCCCGTCGACCGGGGCCAAGCAGGCCATCGCCTTCACGCGGGATTACATTCGATATTTGCGTAAAACGATGACCGCGGCCGTGCAAAACTGGACCGATTTCGATGCCGCCTATAGCCAGGCGGACTGGTCGAAATACCGGGACATGCCGGCCTTCGCCAGTAACAATCGCGGCAATGCCTATCGGATCTTCCTGGAACTGGAGCAATCCCAGTTCAAAGCTGATAAGCCTTGATCCGGACTGGTTTCGATCAAGGCGTGAAGCGATATGGCTGAGTATGTCGTGGAATTCGGCAGGGATGGCCGGCCGGTCGAACCGGACGGCCGTCTCGACGCACCGGCGTTCCACCGCAATCATCAGGCGATCCGCACCGTGCTGCAGCGATTCCTCGCCGGGAAATCCGGCGACGTGCTGGAAGCCGGCAGCGGCACCGGCCAGCACGTGGTGGATTTCGCCCGGCATTTTCCCGACATCGTGTGGTGGCCGAGCGATTTCAACGAGCAGCATCTGAAGAGCATCGCGGCGTGGCGGGCGCATGCGGCGCTGGCGAATATCCGCCCGCCGCTGCGGATCGATTTATCCGATCCCGACTGGTGCCCCGAGCTGCACGACGGGCGCGGGCCGGGAAAATTGCTCGCGGTGTTCTGCGCCAATGTGATC
The sequence above is drawn from the Bradyrhizobium sediminis genome and encodes:
- a CDS encoding MBL fold metallo-hydrolase → MKRLLAAAGIAACMVSTSGAQTAPPYPPITLPLKLDQVPGKPVWYSTGNPGIPGKDNEGNTSNAGFVVTSDGVVVFDALGTPSLGWALLQQIRKLTDKKIRYVVASHYHADHIYGMQAFRDHTDALIVAQERSGEYKDNEGIADEKASQRLDQRRGALFPWVDGNTRVVPPDIAFRERMTIALGDRRLTLFFAGPAHSSSDMMMMVEPDGVLFAGDIVQNSRIPFMNSDDVSTAQWLDALGEVEKLDPKFIIPGHGSPSTGAKQAIAFTRDYIRYLRKTMTAAVQNWTDFDAAYSQADWSKYRDMPAFASNNRGNAYRIFLELEQSQFKADKP
- a CDS encoding DUF938 domain-containing protein, whose translation is MAEYVVEFGRDGRPVEPDGRLDAPAFHRNHQAIRTVLQRFLAGKSGDVLEAGSGTGQHVVDFARHFPDIVWWPSDFNEQHLKSIAAWRAHAALANIRPPLRIDLSDPDWCPELHDGRGPGKLLAVFCANVIHIAPWRVAEGLFAGAARYLREDGRLLLYGPFKRGGKHTALSNAIFDTSLREGNAEWGVRDIGDLEKLAASVGLALMEIAEMPANNLVLVFGRAKA